A stretch of the Maridesulfovibrio zosterae DSM 11974 genome encodes the following:
- the glgA gene encoding glycogen synthase GlgA, with product MHEVLYVTSEMYPFSKTGGLGDVMGALPPCVSSKGVKTDVITPFYGRMNLDGNKLRLVYSDLHVGYPWPDTTAEIYQTEYEGVSVYFVARGEFFDRRHYYNTHNGDYFDNCERFIFFCKAVLKWARLLPTPPAVIHSHDWQSSLVSPYLYFEKRTDSFWSNTKSVTTIHNLAFQGRFSERLFNESGLPLEAWSMHGAEFFGDLNMLKASIAYSDAVTTVSPSYAEEILGPEFGCGLEGFLNTQTHKLEGILNGADYTVWDPGNDKFLPCNYSAENTKGKLECKKNMLRYFDMSEELNDKPVLGFIGRLRDQKGVDLLIDILPRLMKKDLGVIVLGEGNLTYEARLLELMEEYPGRFCVQIGYTEDLAHGIQAGSDIFLMPSRYEPCGLTQIYALRFGTPPVATAVGGLRDTITPYPDPDATGFTFKKPDSELFYEAVLEAVDVWQNRTEWDKMVKRAMRKEFTWDSAADEYIKLYRKLGARI from the coding sequence GTGCATGAGGTTCTATACGTAACATCGGAAATGTATCCTTTTTCCAAGACTGGTGGCCTTGGCGATGTGATGGGGGCTTTGCCTCCATGTGTAAGCAGTAAGGGAGTAAAAACAGATGTAATTACTCCATTTTATGGGCGTATGAATTTAGACGGCAATAAGTTGCGTCTTGTCTATTCTGACTTGCATGTGGGATATCCATGGCCGGATACAACTGCTGAGATATATCAGACAGAGTACGAAGGTGTGTCTGTATATTTTGTTGCAAGAGGTGAGTTTTTTGACCGCAGGCATTATTATAATACTCACAATGGAGATTATTTTGATAATTGTGAGAGGTTTATTTTTTTCTGCAAAGCCGTCCTAAAATGGGCCCGCCTGCTTCCTACACCTCCAGCTGTGATTCATTCACATGACTGGCAGTCATCACTTGTCTCTCCTTACTTGTATTTTGAAAAAAGGACTGATTCATTCTGGTCAAACACCAAAAGTGTTACCACTATCCACAATCTTGCATTTCAAGGGCGTTTTTCCGAACGTCTCTTTAATGAATCAGGATTGCCTCTTGAAGCCTGGTCTATGCATGGTGCAGAATTCTTTGGTGATCTAAATATGCTTAAGGCCAGTATTGCCTATAGTGATGCTGTTACTACAGTAAGTCCTTCATATGCTGAAGAAATCCTCGGGCCTGAATTTGGTTGCGGACTGGAAGGTTTCTTAAACACTCAGACTCATAAGCTGGAAGGTATTTTAAACGGGGCAGACTATACAGTATGGGACCCCGGCAATGACAAATTTCTGCCATGCAACTATAGTGCGGAGAATACAAAGGGCAAGCTGGAATGTAAGAAAAATATGTTGCGATATTTTGATATGTCAGAAGAGCTTAATGATAAACCTGTACTTGGATTTATCGGGAGGCTTCGCGATCAAAAGGGAGTAGACCTGCTCATTGACATCCTGCCGAGGCTGATGAAGAAAGACCTGGGTGTAATTGTATTAGGGGAGGGAAACCTCACGTATGAGGCACGGCTGCTTGAACTAATGGAGGAGTATCCGGGACGTTTTTGTGTCCAAATAGGATATACAGAAGATCTTGCACACGGAATACAGGCTGGATCAGATATTTTTTTAATGCCTTCCCGTTATGAGCCATGCGGATTGACTCAGATTTATGCTCTGAGGTTCGGGACTCCCCCTGTTGCTACAGCTGTCGGAGGACTTAGGGATACAATTACTCCATACCCTGATCCTGATGCGACTGGATTTACTTTTAAAAAGCCAGACTCAGAGTTGTTTTACGAGGCTGTATTAGAGGCTGTTGATGTATGGCAGAATCGCACTGAATGGGACAAAATGGTTAAACGGGCCATGCGTAAAGAATTTACATGGGATAGCGCTGCTGATGAATATATTAAACTGTACCGCAAGCTTGGCGCAAGAATATAG
- a CDS encoding NUDIX domain-containing protein: MVATKPCPHCGKDVVHYRNPVPTVDVVIYDPEQGVVLIKRNNPPFGWALPGGFVDYGETLEHAAVREAKEETGLEVILTGLVGVYSMPWRDDRQHTISVTYSAVCRDRDKLQAGDDAGGANFFTLDNLPELVFDHKDILQDFSTNILRLQKAAVVGNSD; this comes from the coding sequence ATGGTTGCCACTAAGCCCTGTCCTCATTGCGGTAAAGATGTCGTTCATTACCGTAATCCTGTTCCTACGGTTGATGTTGTAATTTATGACCCTGAACAAGGTGTTGTATTAATCAAACGTAATAATCCTCCTTTTGGCTGGGCATTACCCGGTGGATTTGTTGATTACGGTGAAACTCTTGAGCATGCAGCAGTACGTGAGGCAAAGGAGGAAACTGGTCTTGAGGTTATTCTTACAGGATTAGTAGGTGTCTATTCAATGCCCTGGCGTGATGATAGACAGCATACTATAAGTGTAACTTATAGTGCTGTCTGCCGTGACCGGGATAAACTTCAGGCAGGCGATGATGCCGGTGGTGCAAATTTTTTTACTCTAGATAATCTTCCTGAACTTGTTTTTGATCACAAAGATATTTTACAAGATTTCTCTACTAATATACTCAGACTGCAGAAAGCTGCGGTTGTGGGCAATTCCGATTAA
- a CDS encoding L-threonylcarbamoyladenylate synthase, producing MSEQEAINIIKTGGVLIYPTETLFAVGADACDERAANRVALIKGRPVSKPLPLIIGSMEQLDLVTSFASADLLRIASHFWPGPLSILVKAREELPSAVKDSRGYTSVRWTDHPLASSLCLKARTPLIATSANMSGKPATADVSKLDADLTVMVEGVFDSEPGPRGGSPSTVIEPFKDGRIKILREGVVSGRELIRAGFVLVE from the coding sequence ATGAGCGAACAGGAAGCAATTAACATTATAAAGACCGGTGGGGTGCTGATTTATCCCACAGAGACTCTTTTCGCCGTGGGTGCAGATGCTTGCGATGAAAGAGCTGCAAATCGTGTGGCTCTAATTAAGGGGCGCCCAGTATCTAAACCATTACCGTTAATTATAGGTAGCATGGAGCAGCTTGACCTAGTCACCAGTTTTGCTTCTGCTGATCTTCTTAGAATAGCGAGTCATTTTTGGCCTGGCCCTTTGTCTATTTTAGTAAAAGCTCGTGAAGAACTTCCCTCTGCAGTAAAAGATTCCAGAGGATATACTTCAGTGCGCTGGACTGACCATCCGCTAGCCAGCAGTCTTTGCCTGAAGGCTAGAACCCCATTGATAGCCACAAGCGCAAATATGAGTGGGAAACCTGCAACAGCTGATGTTTCCAAGCTTGATGCTGATTTGACGGTTATGGTTGAGGGCGTTTTTGATTCTGAACCGGGCCCGCGTGGCGGTAGTCCTTCCACGGTCATTGAGCCTTTCAAGGATGGCAGAATAAAAATTCTACGTGAGGGAGTTGTTTCTGGCAGAGAGTTGATAAGAGCTGGGTTTGTTCTTGTAGAATAA
- a CDS encoding glycosyltransferase family 2 protein, which translates to MQYTLNDVKNFLIAIKQTIPLWILGTEEYSHQSGLINIFQNLAVKDPRFGEVSRKLSMLMWMQNPLDTAAAHKCLELNNHDSPIQQLNLLKAITALPKTVIPVNDLENLFQSGDQALIIRHLFPLLRGSDGLLWLSKSWDTLLRMGNPDLAQNALNLTQWEERFIPLKQRLITQYNFLYGSYEDGLKSLEKLDSAIWSLWKEYMLSELMLKSEHPADAIVILSKLWRENIWNLNWGQKLHSLLYPINTTKALEDSADVSILLYSWNNGRLIENTLKNVAQSNIGEAKVFALNNGSSDTTGDVVRDAKNIFAKGQYKGIQLPINVGAPPARNWLLAEPEVRKSKWAVFLDDDVELPANWLEELLATAKHYGNPGAVGCRITSTGVPTSLQSADYHLFHPGNGSSQIEGLTEHVMVFDSCRNAFDYGQFSYTRPAVHVSGCCHMLNMDAIHKCGSFDVRFNPTQFDDLERDLRAYLKGYNHIYAGQLKIGHIQHTSLAKASNVRGMAQVFGNKIKLESKYTEQDLNLIFSRDINELWRDTETKWIELYEALRENE; encoded by the coding sequence ATGCAATACACTCTCAACGATGTAAAAAATTTTCTTATAGCTATAAAACAGACTATTCCTCTATGGATACTTGGAACAGAAGAGTATTCTCACCAAAGCGGACTCATCAATATCTTTCAAAATCTTGCTGTAAAAGACCCACGATTTGGAGAAGTAAGCCGTAAATTGTCCATGCTTATGTGGATGCAAAACCCTTTGGACACGGCTGCTGCTCATAAATGTCTAGAACTTAACAATCACGACTCACCAATTCAACAGCTCAATCTTCTCAAAGCTATCACTGCTCTGCCAAAAACTGTAATACCAGTAAATGATTTGGAAAACCTGTTTCAATCAGGGGATCAAGCACTGATAATACGTCATCTTTTCCCACTTCTCCGAGGATCAGATGGACTTTTATGGCTTTCCAAATCATGGGACACGCTTTTACGCATGGGTAATCCTGATTTAGCTCAAAATGCTCTTAACCTCACCCAATGGGAAGAGCGTTTTATACCTTTAAAACAAAGACTTATAACTCAGTACAATTTTTTATACGGCTCATATGAAGATGGATTAAAATCCCTTGAAAAACTTGATAGTGCCATATGGTCACTATGGAAGGAATATATGCTTAGCGAGCTAATGCTTAAATCAGAGCATCCCGCCGACGCGATAGTTATTCTTTCAAAGTTATGGAGGGAAAATATATGGAATCTTAACTGGGGACAGAAACTGCACAGTCTCCTGTATCCCATCAACACAACAAAGGCATTAGAAGATTCAGCAGATGTATCCATACTTCTCTACTCATGGAACAATGGTAGACTAATTGAAAATACACTCAAGAATGTTGCACAATCCAATATAGGTGAAGCAAAAGTTTTTGCCCTTAACAACGGCTCCAGCGATACTACTGGTGATGTTGTGAGGGACGCTAAAAACATCTTTGCTAAAGGACAGTACAAGGGAATACAGCTCCCGATTAATGTCGGAGCTCCTCCGGCACGCAACTGGCTGCTTGCTGAACCGGAAGTCCGCAAATCTAAATGGGCAGTATTTTTAGATGATGATGTGGAGTTACCGGCTAACTGGCTGGAAGAACTTCTTGCCACAGCAAAACATTATGGCAATCCCGGTGCCGTAGGCTGCAGGATAACATCAACCGGGGTACCAACTTCATTGCAATCGGCGGACTATCATCTTTTCCATCCCGGCAATGGAAGCTCACAAATTGAAGGATTAACCGAGCATGTTATGGTTTTTGACAGCTGCCGCAATGCCTTTGACTATGGTCAGTTTTCATACACACGTCCGGCTGTTCATGTTTCCGGGTGCTGCCATATGCTTAATATGGATGCCATACACAAATGCGGCTCTTTTGATGTCCGTTTCAATCCAACACAATTTGATGATCTTGAACGTGACTTGCGTGCTTATTTAAAAGGATACAACCACATTTATGCAGGACAATTGAAAATAGGACATATTCAGCACACCAGTCTTGCAAAAGCCAGCAATGTACGAGGCATGGCTCAAGTTTTCGGTAACAAAATAAAGCTGGAAAGCAAATACACAGAACAAGACTTAAATTTAATTTTTTCACGCGATATTAATGAGTTATGGAGAGATACAGAAACAAAATGGATAGAATTATATGAAGCGCTAAGGGAAAACGAATAA
- a CDS encoding TrmH family RNA methyltransferase encodes MERQRTPQREARVREVLAKRQKDFTLIVDNVWDPHNVSAILRSCDAFGLYGIHLYYTVSQWPELATKSSASGKKWVERTKHTDPVKMVGGLRDQGFQVLRTGFSETARPLMDFDLSRPSAVILSNEHSGTAPELAELVPDEVYIPMQGMIQSFNVSVAAALILYHGFTQRYAKGMYDEPSFSPEEMDKLTAEWLAR; translated from the coding sequence ATGGAAAGACAAAGAACACCCCAAAGAGAAGCTAGAGTCAGGGAAGTGCTGGCAAAGCGTCAGAAAGATTTTACTCTGATAGTTGATAATGTATGGGATCCTCACAATGTTTCCGCAATTCTGCGCAGTTGTGATGCTTTCGGTCTCTACGGAATACATCTTTATTATACAGTATCCCAATGGCCGGAATTGGCAACTAAGTCTTCTGCATCCGGTAAAAAATGGGTGGAACGCACTAAGCATACTGACCCTGTAAAGATGGTCGGCGGGCTTCGTGATCAAGGCTTTCAAGTTTTGCGTACCGGATTTTCCGAGACAGCAAGACCGTTAATGGATTTTGATCTTAGCCGCCCTTCAGCAGTTATTCTCAGTAACGAGCATAGTGGAACAGCCCCGGAACTTGCTGAACTGGTTCCTGATGAGGTTTATATTCCAATGCAGGGGATGATCCAGAGTTTTAATGTTTCTGTTGCTGCAGCTCTTATACTCTATCATGGTTTTACCCAGCGATACGCGAAAGGCATGTATGATGAACCATCCTTCTCACCTGAAGAGATGGATAAGCTCACCGCAGAGTGGCTTGCTCGCTAG
- a CDS encoding response regulator, giving the protein MRALIAEDEFVGRKLLSNFLSPLFQIDIVVNGQEAIDAYKMAFEEDEPYGLILMDIMMPEVDGLTALAAIRDFEKNNNINTPAKVIMTTALDDAKTVIRSFHDAEASGYIIKPVIREKLYDELAKIGLLQK; this is encoded by the coding sequence ATGCGTGCGCTGATTGCAGAAGATGAATTTGTTGGTAGAAAATTATTATCAAATTTTCTTTCACCACTTTTTCAAATAGACATAGTTGTTAACGGACAGGAAGCCATTGATGCCTACAAGATGGCTTTTGAAGAAGATGAGCCATACGGCCTTATTCTTATGGATATTATGATGCCTGAAGTTGACGGTCTTACGGCATTGGCAGCCATCAGAGATTTTGAAAAAAACAATAATATCAATACACCTGCAAAAGTAATTATGACCACGGCATTAGATGATGCAAAAACGGTAATCCGTTCCTTTCATGATGCAGAAGCATCAGGATATATTATTAAACCCGTGATCCGGGAAAAATTGTATGATGAGCTTGCTAAAATAGGCTTGCTGCAAAAATAG
- a CDS encoding Hpt domain-containing protein, translated as MSEDDSLVEEFFSEVNDKYYPQVLEGIDLLDEQCIEEGIDVLSRPLHTIKGVTGFMSGFEPASTFTHKVESYLKKMQAGEVDHKLPQIALAIESVNTIFMLIEQLRESGDFDKSMTDDIEARLQGIEKDSGLGGSENIIPIEVESSTDVDIITIMARRMYHPEQLKAVDQILKNVASNKKILIDFGLSMSAGSSLFELLANYSDEHEIGITGMNSHCTSTFYSWGFQKYLSVFDSRDSFLK; from the coding sequence ATGAGCGAAGACGATTCCCTCGTTGAAGAATTCTTTTCGGAAGTAAATGACAAATACTATCCGCAAGTACTGGAAGGTATTGATCTCCTTGATGAGCAATGCATCGAAGAAGGGATTGATGTACTTTCACGTCCACTTCATACCATAAAAGGTGTAACAGGATTCATGTCCGGGTTCGAGCCGGCTTCAACTTTCACTCATAAGGTAGAAAGTTATCTGAAAAAAATGCAGGCAGGAGAAGTTGATCATAAACTTCCTCAAATTGCCCTTGCTATTGAATCAGTTAACACCATTTTCATGCTTATTGAGCAACTCCGTGAATCAGGGGACTTTGACAAGTCCATGACTGACGATATTGAAGCAAGACTTCAGGGCATTGAAAAAGACTCGGGATTAGGAGGATCTGAAAATATTATTCCGATTGAAGTGGAATCTTCAACGGATGTAGATATAATAACAATTATGGCTAGACGTATGTATCACCCTGAACAGCTTAAAGCAGTTGATCAGATTCTTAAGAATGTAGCCAGCAATAAAAAAATTCTTATAGATTTCGGCCTGTCAATGTCGGCTGGATCATCTCTTTTTGAACTTCTTGCCAACTACAGTGATGAGCATGAAATAGGAATAACCGGGATGAACAGCCATTGCACAAGTACGTTTTATTCATGGGGCTTTCAGAAATACCTGTCTGTATTTGATAGTAGAGACAGCTTTCTCAAGTAA